Proteins encoded in a region of the Nicotiana tomentosiformis chromosome 9, ASM39032v3, whole genome shotgun sequence genome:
- the LOC138898707 gene encoding uncharacterized protein: protein MYQQPNNLPPYPSQGPSSSNSEIGRIEHMFKQMMEKNTNSDAQLASHNNSIRNLEVQLGQISQALNTRPKGAQPSDMVVNPKGGNTGHAIVMTMKSGRSGVASTSNQRRHAGDDVLVQDDDEPSNVVQANEEARIDIDENVEETQEEMNSSREHVIDMLEPVVPKAKAPMPRPPPPYPQRLAKQHNENQFKKFIDMMKSLSINLPLVEALEQMSGYAKIMKDLVTKKRSMNCEMIKMTYQVSVIVHSMDPKLEDPGAFTIPCTIGSVDFAKALCDLGVSINLMPYFMFKTLGIRQPRPTSMRLQMAYRTMKKPLGIIDDVLVRVDKFILPADFVILDCEVDYEVPIILGRPFLDTGKDLVDVEAGELTFRVGDEKVAFHVYKSIGQPNSNEVCSFMDLVTEVIVDDTNAVINVEDTLEAMLLNHDEDEK, encoded by the coding sequence atgtatcaacaaccaaacaacctgCCTCCATATCCATCgcaaggtcctagttcttccaatagtgaAATAGGACGGATTGAAcacatgtttaagcaaatgatggagaaaaacacAAACTCTGAtgcccaattagcctcccacaacaatTCTATAcgcaacttggaggttcaacttggccaaatttctcaagctttaaatactcgCCCAAAGGGGGCACAACCTAGTGATATggtggtgaacccgaaaggtGGGAATACGGGGCATGCAATAGTCATGACAATGAAAAGTGGAAGAagtggagttgctagtacctcaaaccaaagaagacatgcgggtgatgatgtgttggtgcaagatgatgatgagccaagcaatgttgttcaagctaatgaagaagcgaggattgatattgatgaaaatgtggaggagacgcaagaagaaATGAACTCGTCTAGAGAGCACGTGATTGACATGCTGgagccggtagtgccaaaggctaaggcaccaatgccaaggcctcctcctccataccctcaaagacttgcaaagcaacacaatgagaatcaattcaagaaattcattgatatgatgaaaagtttatCCATAAATTTGCcgttggttgaagccttagaacaaatgtCGGGATATGCCAAGATCATGAAagatttggtaacaaagaagagatcaatgaactgtgaaatgatcaaaatgacaTATCAAGTGAGTGTTATTGTGCACTCCATGGAtccaaagttggaagaccccggtgctttcacaatcccatgcactattgggagtgtcgattttgccaaagctttatgtgactTAGGGGTaagcattaacttgatgccctattttatgttcaaaacgttggggattaggcaaccaagacccacatctatgaggttgcaaatggcgtaTCGGACCATGAAAAagccattggggataattgatgatgtgttagttcgggtcgacaagttcatccttcccgcagattttgtgatacttgactgtgaagttgactacgaggtgccaatcattttggggagacctttccttgataCAGGGAAGGacttagttgatgtggaagctggcgAGCTCACCTTTCGGGTAGGCGATGAAAAAGTGGCGTTCCATGTCTATAAATCAATAGGgcagccaaatagcaacgaagtgtgtTCATTCATGGATcttgtgaccgaagtaattgttgatgacacaaatGCTGTGATAAATGTTGAAGATACCTTGGAAGCTATGTTattgaatcatgatgaggatgagaagtaA